A genomic segment from Geitlerinema sp. PCC 7407 encodes:
- a CDS encoding FHA domain-containing protein, with product MIDPHSLAAYSLQILDSSENAELEKRLGLYQVFLRLYDHHRSLLDEILELESFGNRTLSKVSLQYIQGVVHNDQVYLITNLLNQGQTQSLFQPQHVWLLGRDRHAAISIPDKRLSRRHAVVQYRPGEGFSVVDLSSTNGTFVNGEQIQQRRLLQDGDRVRLGSLSFAFFLCDRAQEVPEVPSDLLELLQDIPLKHCDEEDTASMASGKAPESSPSEPHVPPQEQTFLYYKSGQPSSHQASVPPFLGTKAPQLSSAQQEAILDRALRRQGLDGCLPR from the coding sequence ATGATTGATCCTCATTCTCTAGCCGCTTATTCCCTTCAGATTTTGGATTCTTCAGAAAATGCGGAACTGGAGAAACGTCTGGGTCTCTACCAGGTGTTTTTGCGGTTATACGATCACCACCGCAGTCTCCTAGACGAGATTCTGGAGCTGGAGAGCTTTGGCAACCGAACCCTGTCCAAGGTTTCGCTGCAATATATCCAGGGCGTGGTCCATAACGACCAGGTGTATTTGATTACAAATTTGCTCAATCAAGGGCAGACGCAGTCGCTCTTTCAGCCGCAGCATGTGTGGCTGCTGGGGCGCGATCGCCACGCGGCCATTTCGATCCCGGACAAGCGTCTGTCCCGTCGCCACGCAGTCGTGCAGTACCGACCGGGAGAAGGCTTTTCTGTGGTGGATTTGAGCAGCACCAATGGAACCTTCGTCAACGGGGAGCAAATCCAGCAGCGCCGCTTGCTCCAAGATGGCGATCGCGTTCGGCTGGGCAGCTTGTCTTTTGCCTTCTTCCTGTGCGATCGCGCCCAAGAGGTGCCAGAAGTCCCCAGCGACCTGCTCGAACTGCTCCAAGACATCCCCCTCAAGCACTGCGACGAGGAAGACACAGCTTCTATGGCCTCGGGTAAAGCACCGGAATCTTCCCCCAGCGAGCCCCATGTCCCGCCACAGGAGCAAACCTTTTTGTACTACAAAAGCGGCCAGCCCTCCAGCCACCAGGCTTCGGTTCCGCCATTCCTTGGAACCAAAGCCCCCCAGCTCAGCTCTGCGCAGCAAGAAGCGATCCTCGATCGCGCCCTGCGGCGGCAGGGCCTCGATGGCTGCCTGCCGCGCTAG